One region of Candidatus Thermokryptus mobilis genomic DNA includes:
- a CDS encoding carbonic anhydrase, with amino-acid sequence MPKFITCINCIDGRTQLPVIEFLKQKYDADFVDLITFPGADGVLARGESKAVEMIKKNVETSVRAHSSNLIAIVGHFDCAGNPVDEKTHIENIKSCVEKISSWGLGLEVIGLWVDSSWDVVQVK; translated from the coding sequence ATGCCGAAGTTCATAACTTGTATTAACTGCATTGATGGGCGAACCCAATTGCCCGTAATAGAATTTCTGAAACAAAAATACGATGCTGATTTTGTAGATCTTATAACCTTCCCCGGAGCTGATGGCGTTTTAGCCAGGGGTGAAAGTAAAGCGGTAGAAATGATCAAGAAAAATGTTGAAACATCGGTCAGAGCACATTCCTCAAATCTTATAGCTATAGTAGGTCACTTTGACTGCGCAGGAAACCCCGTTGATGAGAAAACACATATTGAAAACATTAAGAGTTGCGTTGAAAAAATCTCAAGCTGGGGGTTGGGACTTGAAGTTATAGGGTTATGGGTTGATAGCTCATGGGATGTTGTCCAAGTGAAATAA
- a CDS encoding GlcG/HbpS family heme-binding protein: MNGLKQKYMLTSEIAREIVNRAEEKAKELGVRVCIAVVDDGGNLLEFRRMTGAPILSIEIAQNKAYTSIAFGIPTGYWYDMIKDEPALLHGIVHTSRLVIFAGGLPIKLNGEIIGGIGVSGATAQQDEEIAKYAISIIENQR, from the coding sequence ATGAACGGGCTCAAGCAAAAATATATGTTAACTTCTGAAATAGCAAGGGAAATTGTAAACAGAGCGGAAGAAAAAGCAAAGGAGCTCGGAGTAAGGGTTTGCATCGCTGTGGTTGATGACGGTGGGAACCTCCTTGAATTCAGGCGTATGACTGGGGCGCCGATATTAAGTATTGAGATAGCGCAAAACAAAGCATATACTTCAATTGCATTTGGCATCCCAACAGGTTACTGGTATGATATGATAAAAGATGAGCCAGCGCTTTTGCATGGCATAGTTCATACATCGCGGCTTGTGATATTTGCAGGTGGGTTGCCTATAAAGCTTAATGGTGAAATAATCGGTGGAATTGGCGTAAGTGGTGCAACTGCACAACAAGATGAGGAAATTGCAAAGTATGCTATTTCAATAATTGAAAATCAAAGGTGA
- a CDS encoding 2Fe-2S iron-sulfur cluster-binding protein, translating into MLNGVFKIRLVPNDITFTCRAGETILSAALRNNVKLPHGCTRGGCGICKIRVNGKVDFGLVSKNKLSDEEKENGFCLSCRAVPLEDIEISLIDGSPLEEEFDYRRYFNLIFGAKTVL; encoded by the coding sequence ATGTTGAATGGCGTCTTTAAAATTCGTCTTGTTCCAAATGATATTACATTCACTTGCAGAGCAGGAGAGACGATATTAAGTGCAGCTTTGAGAAACAATGTAAAACTTCCACATGGTTGCACAAGAGGCGGATGTGGGATTTGCAAAATAAGAGTTAATGGGAAAGTTGATTTCGGGCTTGTTTCAAAAAATAAGTTATCCGATGAGGAAAAGGAAAATGGATTTTGTCTTTCTTGTAGAGCGGTGCCACTTGAAGATATTGAAATATCGTTGATTGACGGCTCACCGCTTGAAGAGGAGTTTGATTACAGAAGATATTTTAATCTCATTTTCGGAGCAAAAACAGTGCTTTAA
- a CDS encoding catechol 2,3-dioxygenase: MPFRISRLGYVEVKVLNLDDALDFYTNVLGLLQVERLGKQAYLKTWDEQLAYSVILTESDSAGLVRAGFRTVDPEDVDYFEKRLKQYEVSYQVIPEDYKRGKAIRFTIPSGHTFEIYYDIEIPGNLLPKESPDPWPRNLKYDAINPPKIDHMLITAPDPTKTIKFCEEVLEFRATEYIVNGEGQPVAAWLYQARQQPHDLAIIPGREKGIHHFAFHISSAQDIYRAADIMVMNDVKIDWGPGRHGITRGAGIYFFDPFGNRIETFGGYTAYIWDPGAKPIIWTEETMGKGVFYYERKLVETFLTVYT; this comes from the coding sequence ATGCCGTTTAGAATTTCTCGTCTCGGCTATGTTGAAGTCAAGGTCTTAAACCTTGACGATGCGCTTGATTTCTACACAAATGTTCTCGGCTTGCTTCAAGTTGAGAGACTTGGTAAACAAGCATATCTAAAGACATGGGATGAGCAACTTGCTTACTCGGTGATTTTAACGGAGTCGGATTCGGCAGGGCTTGTCAGGGCTGGATTTAGAACTGTTGACCCAGAGGATGTTGACTACTTTGAAAAGAGGCTCAAACAGTATGAGGTTTCTTATCAAGTAATTCCTGAAGATTACAAGCGCGGGAAAGCGATAAGGTTTACGATTCCGTCGGGACATACTTTTGAGATTTACTATGATATTGAAATTCCTGGCAATCTTCTTCCGAAAGAGAGCCCTGACCCATGGCCGAGGAATTTGAAGTATGATGCGATAAATCCACCGAAGATTGACCATATGCTTATCACTGCCCCCGATCCCACGAAAACAATTAAATTCTGCGAAGAGGTGCTTGAGTTTAGGGCAACCGAGTATATTGTCAATGGTGAAGGACAACCAGTTGCTGCATGGCTTTATCAAGCCAGACAGCAACCACACGATCTGGCTATAATCCCGGGGCGTGAGAAAGGAATACATCATTTTGCTTTTCATATATCAAGTGCTCAAGATATTTATCGCGCAGCTGACATTATGGTCATGAATGATGTTAAGATTGACTGGGGTCCCGGAAGGCATGGGATTACACGCGGGGCTGGAATTTATTTCTTTGATCCGTTTGGGAATAGAATTGAGACATTTGGAGGATATACTGCTTATATTTGGGACCCGGGAGCAAAGCCGATCATTTGGACAGAGGAAACGATGGGTAAAGGCGTTTTCTATTACGAGCGTAAACTTGTTGAGACATTCTTGACAGTTTACACCTAA